From a region of the Geothrix sp. 21YS21S-2 genome:
- the hisG gene encoding ATP phosphoribosyltransferase, translated as MDTINLAIPKGRMAEGVLRLMEDAGFKVLANGRNYRPACADPRFQLKLLKPQDIVRMVELGRHDLAFAGHDWVVELGAEVDDLLDTGLDKVRLVAAAPRTGVASLRSRRIVVASEYETITRTWLDKEGYDYLFVRSHGATEVFPPEDADMIVDNTATGRTLVENDLEIVDTLLTSSTRLIANPRLGRRAEVDEFVLLLNSVLDARKRVMLEMNVAASNLDAVLGMLPCMRMPTVMPLAGEGGFAVKSAVPAKEVRRLIPLLKAAGATDILEFSFSKVVS; from the coding sequence ATGGACACGATCAATCTGGCGATTCCCAAGGGGCGCATGGCCGAGGGGGTCCTCCGCCTCATGGAGGACGCCGGGTTCAAGGTGCTGGCCAACGGCCGCAACTACCGGCCCGCCTGCGCCGACCCCCGCTTCCAGCTCAAGCTGCTCAAGCCCCAGGACATCGTCCGCATGGTGGAGCTGGGCCGGCACGACCTGGCCTTTGCGGGCCACGACTGGGTGGTGGAACTGGGCGCCGAGGTGGACGACCTCCTGGACACGGGGCTGGACAAGGTCCGCCTGGTGGCCGCCGCCCCCCGCACGGGCGTGGCCTCCCTCCGGAGCCGGCGCATCGTGGTGGCCAGCGAGTACGAGACCATCACGCGCACCTGGCTGGACAAGGAGGGCTACGACTACCTCTTCGTGCGCAGCCACGGCGCCACCGAGGTGTTCCCGCCCGAGGACGCCGACATGATCGTGGACAACACCGCAACGGGCCGGACCCTGGTGGAGAACGACCTGGAGATCGTGGACACCCTGCTCACCTCCTCCACCCGGCTCATCGCCAACCCCCGCCTGGGCAGGCGCGCCGAGGTGGACGAGTTCGTCCTCCTCCTCAACTCCGTGCTCGACGCCCGCAAGCGGGTGATGCTGGAGATGAACGTGGCCGCCTCCAACCTGGACGCCGTCCTGGGGATGCTGCCCTGCATGCGCATGCCCACCGTCATGCCCCTGGCCGGGGAGGGCGGGTTCGCCGTGAAGTCGGCCGTGCCCGCCAAGGAGGTGCGCCGCCTCATCCCCCTTCTCAAGGCGGCGGGGGCCACGGACATCCTGGAGTTCTCCTTCAGCAAGGTGGTGTCGTGA
- the hisE gene encoding phosphoribosyl-ATP diphosphatase: protein MLIPSIDLMDGKAVQLVGGRTKVLEVEDVLGLARRWRVYGDLAVIDLDAAMGRGDNLALVKELCGVARCRVGGGVRTAERAHELLRAGAASIILGTAASEELLRRLPRERTLVAVDQRAGKLQSRGWMEDEAEAPLDRLRRLDPFCGGFLMTVVDKEGRLEGLDWEAARAARAATKLPIVYAGGVTTVEDVAALDRLGLDAQVGMALYKGLLDPAEAFLACLDWDKQGGLIPAAVMDEAGRLRMVAYENPACLKEALEKGRGVYWSRSRQERWEKGERSGHGQELLRVEADCDRDTLRFVVRQDGPTCHTGAGTCFGRSEFALDDLEATLRSRLESAAPGSYTARLFREEGLLGAKLLEEAAEVAGAATQDDLVWEGADLLYFLMVRLTQGGVRMEQVLRELERRATTDTRKPGNAKGAPAC, encoded by the coding sequence ATGCTGATCCCCAGCATCGATCTCATGGACGGCAAGGCCGTGCAGCTGGTGGGGGGCCGCACCAAGGTCCTGGAGGTGGAGGACGTCCTGGGCCTGGCCCGGCGCTGGCGGGTCTACGGCGACCTGGCCGTCATCGACCTGGACGCCGCCATGGGCAGGGGCGACAACCTGGCCCTGGTGAAAGAGCTCTGCGGCGTGGCCCGCTGCCGCGTGGGCGGCGGCGTGCGCACCGCGGAGCGCGCCCATGAGCTGCTGCGTGCGGGCGCGGCCTCCATCATCCTGGGCACCGCCGCCTCCGAGGAGCTGCTGCGCAGGCTCCCCCGCGAGCGCACCCTGGTGGCCGTGGACCAGCGGGCCGGAAAGCTCCAGTCCAGGGGCTGGATGGAGGACGAGGCCGAGGCGCCCCTGGACCGCCTGCGGCGCCTGGATCCCTTCTGCGGGGGCTTCCTCATGACCGTGGTGGACAAGGAGGGCCGCCTCGAGGGCCTGGACTGGGAGGCCGCCCGGGCCGCCCGGGCCGCCACGAAGCTGCCCATCGTCTACGCCGGCGGCGTCACGACGGTGGAGGACGTGGCCGCCCTCGATCGCCTGGGCCTGGACGCCCAGGTGGGCATGGCCCTCTACAAGGGCCTCCTGGACCCCGCCGAGGCCTTCCTGGCCTGCCTGGACTGGGACAAGCAGGGCGGCCTGATCCCCGCGGCCGTCATGGACGAGGCCGGGAGGCTGCGCATGGTGGCGTACGAGAACCCGGCGTGCCTGAAGGAGGCCCTGGAAAAGGGCAGGGGCGTCTACTGGTCCCGCTCCCGCCAGGAACGCTGGGAGAAAGGGGAGCGGAGCGGCCACGGCCAGGAGCTCCTGCGCGTGGAGGCCGACTGCGACCGGGACACCCTGCGCTTCGTGGTGCGCCAGGACGGGCCCACCTGCCACACCGGGGCCGGCACCTGCTTCGGCCGGTCCGAGTTCGCCCTGGACGATCTCGAAGCCACCCTGCGCTCCCGCCTGGAGAGCGCGGCGCCGGGCAGCTACACGGCGCGCCTCTTCCGGGAGGAGGGCCTCCTGGGCGCCAAGCTCCTGGAGGAGGCCGCCGAAGTGGCCGGGGCCGCCACCCAGGACGATCTGGTGTGGGAGGGGGCAGACCTGCTCTACTTTCTCATGGTCCGCCTCACCCAGGGAGGGGTGCGCATGGAGCAGGTGCTCCGCGAACTGGAGCGCCGCGCCACCACCGACACCCGCAAGCCCGGCAACGCCAAAGGAGCTCCCGCATGCTGA
- the hisB gene encoding imidazoleglycerol-phosphate dehydratase (catalyzes the dehydration of D-erythro-1-(imidazol-4-yl)glycerol 3-phosphate to 3-(imidazol-4-yl)-2-oxopropyl phosphate in histidine biosynthesis), whose translation MTRFERITKETRVALTLGAGGAVATSVPMLTHFLDQLNLYGGLGLELEAVDLMPLGDGHHLAEDVAIALGRALDQALGGREGRARYGQRLLPMDETLATVALDIGGRPYPVIDIPFPSETLGGLATENIVHFFRTLALEGRFTLHLKVTGENAHHMAEAAFKGVGFALREAMAEADGLRSTKGVLR comes from the coding sequence ATGACCAGATTCGAACGCATCACCAAGGAGACCCGGGTCGCCCTGACCCTGGGGGCCGGAGGCGCCGTGGCCACCTCGGTGCCCATGCTCACCCACTTCCTGGACCAGCTCAACCTCTACGGCGGGCTGGGCCTCGAACTCGAGGCCGTGGACCTCATGCCCCTGGGCGACGGCCACCACCTGGCCGAGGACGTGGCCATCGCCCTGGGCCGCGCCCTGGACCAGGCTCTGGGCGGCCGGGAGGGACGGGCCCGCTACGGCCAGCGCCTGCTGCCCATGGACGAGACCCTGGCCACGGTGGCCCTGGACATCGGCGGCCGGCCCTACCCGGTGATCGACATCCCCTTCCCGTCGGAGACGCTGGGGGGCCTCGCCACCGAGAACATCGTGCACTTCTTCCGGACCCTGGCCCTGGAGGGCCGGTTCACCCTCCACCTGAAGGTCACCGGGGAGAACGCCCACCACATGGCCGAGGCCGCCTTCAAGGGCGTGGGGTTCGCCCTGCGGGAGGCCATGGCCGAAGCCGACGGCCTGCGCTCCACCAAGGGGGTGCTCCGTTGA
- a CDS encoding prohibitin family protein produces the protein MVFIAVLLFIAGFVAWRAKAQMGFPMSQRLGLLHIVAWVAGAVLLVASMAKIVDPGQAGVVILFGKVKDDALPSGLHFINPFSEVQTMEVRTRNYTMSGIGDEGQKKGDDAIPVITSDGLTVKLDVSVFYHLEQEKVPAIYRQIGPDVEGIIIRGQIRTSLRDSAAGLTATELYTSHRQGFVDNVSKTLKTAFAERGIILEQMLLRNVLLPDQITKAINDKIAADQEAQKMTFVLQKEKQEAERKRIEAEGQARAQQIVSASLTPQILEYQRIQALRYVGEKGNLIITGGGGATPLIQMPSKK, from the coding sequence ATGGTGTTCATCGCAGTGCTTCTCTTCATCGCCGGCTTCGTGGCCTGGCGGGCCAAGGCCCAGATGGGCTTCCCCATGTCCCAGCGGCTGGGTCTTCTCCACATCGTGGCCTGGGTCGCGGGGGCGGTCCTGCTGGTGGCGTCCATGGCCAAGATCGTGGATCCCGGCCAGGCGGGGGTGGTGATCCTCTTCGGCAAGGTCAAGGATGACGCGCTTCCCTCGGGCCTCCACTTCATCAACCCCTTCTCCGAAGTGCAGACCATGGAGGTGCGCACCCGCAACTACACCATGTCGGGCATCGGCGACGAGGGCCAGAAGAAGGGCGACGACGCCATTCCCGTGATCACCTCCGACGGCCTCACCGTCAAGCTGGACGTCTCCGTCTTCTACCACCTGGAGCAGGAGAAGGTCCCCGCCATCTACAGGCAGATCGGACCCGACGTGGAGGGCATCATCATCCGCGGCCAGATCCGCACCTCGCTGCGGGATTCGGCCGCGGGCCTCACCGCCACCGAGCTCTACACCTCGCACCGCCAGGGCTTCGTGGACAACGTGAGCAAGACCCTGAAGACGGCCTTCGCCGAGCGCGGCATCATCCTCGAGCAGATGCTGCTCCGGAACGTCCTCCTTCCGGACCAGATCACCAAGGCCATCAACGACAAGATCGCCGCGGACCAGGAGGCCCAGAAGATGACCTTCGTCCTCCAGAAGGAGAAGCAGGAGGCGGAACGCAAGCGCATCGAGGCCGAGGGCCAGGCCCGCGCCCAGCAGATCGTGTCGGCCTCCCTCACGCCGCAGATCCTGGAGTACCAGCGCATCCAGGCCCTGCGCTACGTCGGGGAGAAGGGCAACCTGATCATCACGGGCGGCGGCGGCGCCACGCCCCTGATCCAGATGCCTTCGAAGAAGTAG
- the hisF gene encoding imidazole glycerol phosphate synthase subunit HisF has translation MVMKRIIPCLDVKNGRVVKGVQFQNLKDSGDPVELAARYDAEGADELVFLDITAGIEKRDTAVRMVAAVAREVFIPFTVGGGIRTVADAEALLMAGCDKVAINTAAVRRPELITELATRFGSQCVVLAVDVRRPAYGILVAVDAGRTLTQLTMGAWLAEAQDRGAGEVLLTSMDRDGTGSGYDLDVLRRASRGLRIPLIASGGFGEADHAVEAFGAGADAVLAAGIFHTGGLTVRRLKEQLAQRGVEVRPC, from the coding sequence ATGGTCATGAAGCGGATCATCCCCTGCCTGGACGTGAAGAACGGCCGGGTCGTCAAGGGCGTCCAGTTCCAGAACCTGAAGGACAGCGGCGACCCCGTGGAGCTGGCGGCGCGCTACGACGCCGAGGGCGCCGACGAACTGGTGTTCCTGGACATCACCGCGGGCATCGAGAAGCGGGACACCGCGGTGAGGATGGTGGCGGCCGTCGCCCGCGAAGTGTTCATCCCCTTCACCGTGGGCGGCGGCATCCGCACCGTGGCCGACGCCGAGGCCCTGCTCATGGCCGGCTGCGACAAGGTGGCCATCAACACCGCCGCCGTGCGCCGCCCGGAGCTCATCACGGAGCTGGCCACCCGCTTCGGCAGCCAGTGCGTGGTCCTCGCCGTGGACGTGCGGCGCCCGGCCTACGGGATCCTGGTGGCCGTGGACGCGGGGCGGACGCTGACCCAGCTCACCATGGGCGCGTGGCTGGCCGAGGCCCAGGACCGGGGCGCGGGCGAAGTCCTGCTCACCTCCATGGACCGGGACGGCACGGGGTCGGGCTACGACCTGGACGTGCTGCGCCGCGCCTCGCGCGGCCTGAGGATCCCCCTGATCGCCAGCGGCGGCTTCGGGGAGGCGGACCACGCCGTGGAGGCCTTCGGGGCGGGCGCCGACGCCGTGCTCGCGGCCGGCATCTTCCACACCGGCGGCCTCACGGTGCGCCGGCTCAAGGAACAGCTCGCCCAGCGGGGCGTGGAGGTGCGCCCATGCTGA
- the hisD gene encoding histidinol dehydrogenase: protein MLKTLSFAKAMDQAGTVFPPVPPEVGTILDDIRKRGNEAVFGWARKLDGFKGGPFEVDPVKVREAPDKLHPELRGHLVEAIRRVEVFARAQKETFRDFSTEVDGMVLGQRVLPVRRAACYAPGGRYPLPSSVLMGVVPARVAGVEEVIVLSPRLHPVTLAAAALAGADRVFDLGGVHGMAAVAWGLAGVPRADLVVGPGNRFVTGAKRLLYGDVGIDFPAGPSELLVIASPGARPAWIAADLLAQAEHDPDARPLLAVFDPALIPQVNGELKTQLAALPPDSPARDSLRNGFAVVLAGDAEAVALADALAPEHLELQGARAEALEGRFRSYGSLFVGEDAAEVFGDYGSGTNHILPTSGAARFTGGVSVATFLKILTWQRTLPEGRAPLAAQAAALARAEGLAAHAVSARMRG, encoded by the coding sequence ATGCTGAAGACCCTCTCCTTCGCCAAGGCCATGGACCAGGCGGGGACCGTGTTCCCGCCGGTCCCCCCCGAGGTGGGGACCATCCTCGACGACATCCGCAAGCGCGGCAACGAGGCCGTGTTCGGCTGGGCCCGCAAGCTGGACGGCTTCAAGGGCGGCCCCTTCGAGGTGGACCCCGTCAAGGTCAGGGAGGCCCCGGACAAGCTCCACCCCGAACTGCGCGGCCACCTGGTGGAGGCCATCCGCCGCGTGGAGGTGTTCGCCAGGGCCCAGAAGGAGACCTTCCGGGACTTCAGCACCGAGGTGGACGGCATGGTGCTGGGCCAGCGGGTCCTCCCGGTGCGCCGCGCCGCGTGCTACGCGCCCGGAGGGCGCTACCCGCTGCCCAGCTCCGTGCTCATGGGCGTCGTCCCCGCGCGGGTGGCGGGCGTCGAGGAGGTCATCGTCCTCAGCCCCCGCCTCCACCCCGTCACCCTCGCGGCGGCGGCGCTGGCCGGCGCGGACCGGGTCTTCGACCTGGGCGGCGTGCACGGCATGGCCGCCGTGGCCTGGGGCCTGGCGGGGGTCCCCCGGGCCGACCTGGTGGTGGGCCCCGGCAACCGCTTTGTCACCGGCGCCAAGCGGCTGCTGTACGGCGACGTGGGCATCGACTTCCCCGCGGGTCCCAGCGAACTGCTCGTCATCGCCTCCCCGGGGGCCCGCCCCGCCTGGATCGCCGCCGACCTCCTGGCCCAGGCCGAGCACGACCCCGACGCCAGGCCTCTCCTGGCCGTCTTCGACCCCGCCCTGATCCCCCAGGTGAACGGAGAGCTGAAGACCCAGCTGGCGGCCCTGCCTCCGGACTCCCCAGCCCGGGACAGCCTGCGCAACGGCTTCGCCGTGGTGCTGGCCGGCGACGCCGAGGCCGTGGCCCTGGCCGACGCCCTCGCACCCGAGCACCTGGAGCTCCAGGGCGCCAGGGCCGAGGCCCTGGAAGGCCGCTTCCGCAGCTACGGCAGCCTCTTCGTGGGCGAGGACGCCGCGGAGGTTTTCGGGGACTACGGAAGCGGCACCAACCACATCCTGCCCACCTCGGGCGCCGCGCGGTTCACGGGCGGGGTCTCGGTGGCCACCTTCCTGAAGATCCTCACCTGGCAGCGGACGCTCCCGGAAGGCCGGGCCCCCCTGGCCGCCCAGGCCGCGGCCCTGGCCCGGGCGGAAGGCTTGGCGGCGCATGCGGTCTCGGCGAGAATGAGGGGGTAG
- a CDS encoding ATP-binding protein: MAGISKDFPPFEFLNGKGEPDGYDVEVLKAAAAVMDVPLTFKAAPWETILQDLAAGRVDVAPGVLWSRERAGYLAFSQAHLVVHYSIFQRRDSPPVQDLAGLRGRRILVEKGGEMAEFLASQGMADCVEPVASEPEALRLLASGAQDAAIVARITGLCLIEEFRLTNLKASGGSVHARDLCFAVPRGREDLKATLETGLAIVNRTKGYDAIYGRWFGHLDPAPRTRLLRLAGWVGLGGLVLLLGALAWTAALRRQVKDRTRDLAQANEAIRENERLLAAIVDTLPLGLFAKDPRNGFRYVLWNTEAEEIFGLRREEVVGRRDEDLWPADQAAFFRGVDLDVLSRGEVVDVPREPVDSRSRGPIQLHTVKVAVPDSAGRPSLLLGLSEDITERLRLAEEHRVLEARLQETQKLESLGSLAGGVAHDMNNVLGSILGLASAFQDQAEPGSGLARALETITKACTRGGTMVRGLLAFARKGLTEMKDLDLNGLVRDEVQLLERTTLARVRLSMDLAEGLEPIRGDASALTHALMNLCVNAVDAMDDDGILTLRTRNAESGWVEVQVRDTGRGMPPEVLARALDPFFTTKAHGTGLGLSIVHGTVKAHQGRMTVDSDPGRGTVVTLRFPASRPAPSPSGGGTAGGPKARTLALRVLLVDDDELIRTSIGPVLEALGHTVALASSGREALDRVGSGLIPDVVILDMNMPGLGGAETLPHLRAQCPALPVLLSTGRADQGALDLTLAHPRVALLAKPFTMADLRRALEDIAARGWLVG; this comes from the coding sequence GTGGCGGGCATTTCCAAGGACTTCCCGCCCTTCGAGTTCCTGAACGGCAAGGGCGAGCCGGACGGTTATGACGTGGAAGTCCTGAAGGCCGCCGCGGCCGTCATGGACGTGCCCCTGACCTTCAAGGCCGCGCCCTGGGAGACCATCCTCCAGGACCTCGCCGCGGGCAGGGTCGACGTGGCGCCGGGAGTTCTCTGGTCCCGGGAGCGGGCCGGGTATCTCGCGTTCAGCCAGGCCCATCTGGTGGTCCACTATTCCATTTTCCAGAGGCGCGATTCCCCGCCGGTCCAGGACCTGGCCGGACTGCGGGGGCGGCGCATCCTCGTGGAGAAGGGCGGCGAGATGGCCGAATTCTTGGCCTCCCAGGGGATGGCGGACTGCGTGGAGCCCGTCGCCTCCGAGCCCGAGGCCCTTCGCCTGCTGGCATCCGGCGCCCAGGATGCCGCCATCGTCGCCCGCATCACGGGCCTGTGCCTGATCGAGGAGTTCCGCCTGACCAACCTGAAGGCCTCCGGTGGCTCCGTCCATGCCCGTGACCTCTGCTTCGCCGTTCCCCGGGGAAGGGAGGACCTGAAGGCGACCCTCGAGACGGGTCTCGCCATCGTCAACCGGACCAAGGGCTACGACGCCATCTACGGCAGGTGGTTCGGGCACCTGGATCCGGCGCCCCGGACGCGGCTGCTCCGGCTGGCGGGATGGGTCGGGCTGGGCGGGCTCGTCCTTCTCCTGGGGGCGCTGGCATGGACCGCCGCCCTGCGGCGCCAGGTGAAGGACCGCACCCGGGATCTGGCCCAGGCCAACGAGGCCATCCGGGAGAACGAGAGGCTCCTGGCCGCCATCGTGGACACCCTGCCCCTGGGTCTGTTCGCCAAGGACCCCAGGAACGGCTTTCGCTACGTGCTCTGGAACACCGAGGCCGAGGAGATCTTCGGTCTTCGGCGGGAAGAGGTCGTGGGGAGGCGGGACGAGGACCTCTGGCCGGCGGACCAGGCCGCCTTCTTCCGCGGGGTGGACCTCGATGTCCTCAGCCGGGGCGAGGTGGTGGACGTCCCCCGGGAGCCGGTGGACTCGCGCTCCCGGGGACCCATCCAGCTGCACACCGTCAAGGTGGCGGTGCCGGATTCCGCCGGGCGCCCCAGCCTGCTCCTGGGCCTTTCCGAGGACATCACCGAGCGCCTGCGCCTTGCGGAGGAGCACCGCGTCCTGGAAGCCCGCCTCCAGGAAACCCAGAAGCTGGAGAGCCTCGGCAGCCTTGCAGGGGGCGTCGCCCACGACATGAACAACGTCCTGGGCTCCATCCTCGGCCTGGCCTCCGCGTTCCAGGACCAGGCAGAGCCGGGCTCGGGCCTTGCCCGGGCCCTGGAGACCATCACCAAGGCCTGCACGCGGGGCGGGACCATGGTGCGCGGCCTGCTTGCCTTCGCCCGCAAAGGGCTCACGGAGATGAAGGACCTGGACCTCAACGGCCTCGTGCGGGACGAGGTGCAGCTCCTGGAGCGCACGACGCTGGCCCGGGTCCGGTTGTCGATGGACCTGGCCGAAGGCCTGGAGCCCATCCGCGGCGACGCGAGCGCCCTCACCCACGCCCTCATGAATCTCTGCGTGAATGCCGTGGACGCCATGGACGACGACGGCATCCTCACCCTGCGCACCCGGAACGCGGAGTCCGGGTGGGTGGAGGTCCAGGTCCGGGACACCGGCCGGGGCATGCCCCCCGAGGTCCTCGCCAGGGCCCTGGATCCCTTCTTCACTACCAAGGCCCACGGCACCGGCCTGGGGCTCTCCATCGTCCATGGCACCGTCAAGGCCCACCAGGGGCGGATGACCGTGGACAGCGATCCGGGAAGGGGCACGGTCGTGACCTTGCGGTTCCCGGCCTCGCGTCCCGCTCCGTCGCCTTCCGGAGGCGGCACCGCCGGCGGGCCGAAGGCCCGGACCCTGGCCCTCCGGGTGCTCCTGGTGGACGACGACGAGCTGATCCGGACGTCCATCGGACCCGTGCTGGAAGCCCTGGGCCACACGGTGGCGCTTGCCTCCAGCGGCAGGGAGGCGCTGGACCGGGTCGGGAGCGGGCTCATCCCCGATGTGGTCATCCTCGACATGAACATGCCGGGCCTCGGCGGGGCGGAAACCCTCCCGCACCTTCGCGCGCAGTGTCCGGCCCTGCCCGTCCTCCTCTCCACGGGAAGGGCGGACCAGGGCGCCCTGGACCTGACCCTGGCCCATCCCAGGGTCGCCCTCCTGGCCAAGCCCTTCACGATGGCCGACCTGCGAAGGGCGCTGGAGGACATCGCAGCCAGGGGTTGGCTAGTTGGCTAG
- a CDS encoding OmpP1/FadL family transporter, with protein sequence MTKRALSSLTLFLAIASTASASGFLLREQSASGLGNAFAGASAGAPDISSLFWNPAVLPLFQGGEVSVSGSWIGIHMDLSNAAGSRAPVFQPASRTISGPPDLPNATSQPILPGIYAHWALNDKVHLGLSVNVPFGLVTNYPDSFIGRYHGLRTDLKTYDVAPSVAFRASEAWTFGVAFVARKAEATLSNSVDFGAIGNALGVPGFTPGSADRTATLKGDCWAYGYKAGFTFQPSTDLRFGVGYQGKTTLKVKGQIAYDPVPAPFNTTFVNGGGTADVNLPATASAGFTWQVTPTFSLQGEAAWTGWSDFKELRVKFASSQPDSVVDENWKDSWFLSVGTLCRVSPEWAFRFGLAYDRSPVDNAHRTPRIPDADRKWISAGVSWTVSKATTVDFGATQIFGSTVPLGQVSGTSQSDPNFFRGGLTGTYKVGATIIALGAKFRF encoded by the coding sequence ATGACCAAGCGCGCACTTTCCTCCCTCACCCTCTTCCTCGCCATCGCCTCCACCGCCTCGGCCTCGGGCTTCCTGCTCCGGGAGCAGAGCGCCTCCGGGCTGGGCAACGCCTTCGCCGGCGCCAGCGCCGGCGCCCCGGACATCTCCTCCCTCTTCTGGAACCCGGCGGTCCTGCCGCTCTTCCAGGGCGGGGAGGTGTCGGTGAGCGGTTCCTGGATCGGCATCCACATGGACCTCTCCAACGCCGCGGGCTCCCGCGCCCCGGTGTTCCAGCCCGCGTCCCGGACCATCTCCGGGCCCCCGGACCTGCCCAACGCCACCAGCCAGCCCATCCTCCCGGGCATCTACGCCCACTGGGCCCTGAACGACAAGGTCCACCTTGGTTTGTCGGTGAACGTGCCCTTCGGGCTGGTGACGAACTACCCCGACTCGTTCATCGGACGCTACCACGGCCTGCGCACCGACCTGAAGACCTACGACGTCGCCCCCAGCGTGGCCTTCCGGGCCAGCGAGGCCTGGACCTTCGGCGTGGCCTTCGTGGCGCGCAAGGCCGAGGCCACCCTCAGCAACTCGGTGGATTTCGGCGCCATCGGCAACGCCCTTGGGGTCCCCGGCTTCACCCCCGGGAGCGCGGACCGCACCGCGACCCTCAAGGGCGACTGCTGGGCCTACGGCTACAAGGCCGGCTTCACCTTCCAGCCGTCCACGGACCTGAGGTTCGGCGTGGGCTACCAGGGCAAGACCACCCTGAAGGTGAAGGGCCAGATCGCCTACGACCCCGTCCCTGCCCCCTTCAACACCACCTTCGTCAACGGCGGCGGGACCGCGGACGTGAACCTGCCCGCCACGGCATCGGCGGGCTTCACCTGGCAGGTCACCCCCACCTTCAGCCTCCAGGGCGAGGCGGCCTGGACCGGGTGGTCGGACTTCAAGGAGCTGCGGGTGAAGTTCGCCTCCAGCCAGCCCGATTCCGTGGTGGACGAGAACTGGAAGGACTCCTGGTTCCTTTCCGTGGGCACCCTCTGCAGGGTGTCGCCCGAGTGGGCCTTCCGCTTCGGCCTGGCCTACGACCGGTCCCCGGTGGACAACGCCCACCGCACGCCCCGCATTCCCGACGCCGACCGCAAGTGGATCTCGGCGGGCGTGTCCTGGACCGTCTCGAAGGCCACCACGGTGGACTTCGGCGCCACCCAGATCTTCGGCTCCACGGTCCCCCTGGGCCAGGTGTCGGGCACCTCCCAGTCCGATCCGAACTTCTTCCGGGGCGGCCTGACCGGCACCTACAAGGTGGGGGCCACCATCATCGCCCTGGGCGCCAAGTTCCGCTTCTGA
- the hisH gene encoding imidazole glycerol phosphate synthase subunit HisH: MIGIVDYGCGNLRSLENALEFLGLESRRVSAREDVLGMDRLILPGVGNFGHAGAELARRGLGDALKERAALDRPLLGICLGMQLLFEGSEEAPDTPGLGLLPGRSELFLDPSLKVPHMGWSAVDFGDLSGAAYFVHSYFVPAFPDGREAAVATARYGRPFLAGFRSGSLAGFQFHPEKSGTYGLNLLKEALAWS, translated from the coding sequence TTGATCGGCATCGTCGACTACGGCTGCGGGAACCTCCGGAGCCTGGAGAACGCCCTGGAGTTCCTGGGCCTGGAATCCCGGCGGGTCTCGGCCCGGGAGGACGTCCTGGGCATGGACCGGCTCATCCTCCCCGGCGTGGGGAACTTCGGCCACGCCGGCGCCGAACTGGCCCGGCGGGGCCTGGGGGACGCCCTGAAGGAGCGGGCGGCCCTGGACCGGCCCCTGCTGGGCATCTGCCTGGGCATGCAGCTCCTGTTCGAGGGCTCGGAGGAGGCTCCGGACACGCCCGGCCTGGGGCTCCTGCCGGGCCGCAGCGAGCTCTTCCTGGACCCGTCCCTCAAGGTGCCCCACATGGGCTGGAGCGCGGTGGACTTCGGGGACCTCTCGGGCGCGGCCTACTTCGTGCACTCGTACTTCGTGCCGGCCTTCCCGGACGGCCGCGAGGCGGCCGTGGCCACGGCCCGCTACGGCCGGCCCTTCCTCGCCGGCTTCCGCAGCGGGAGCCTGGCCGGGTTCCAGTTCCACCCCGAGAAGAGCGGCACCTACGGGCTGAACCTGCTCAAGGAGGCCCTCGCATGGTCATGA